The Nonlabens spongiae genome contains a region encoding:
- a CDS encoding 2-hydroxyacid dehydrogenase, with protein sequence MKTTIYSTHKFDKPSIENANKGKHQLNFLEFRLTKETALLAEGSKAIALFSSDDASSEVLDILHKLGIKFIALRSAGFNHVDLEKAAELNIKVARVPAYSPYAIAEHTMALILALNRRLIKAHNRVREQNFSLNGLTGFDLNRKTVGVIGTGKIGAVLVKILHGFGCNILVHDIVEDENLINLYGVRYTDCETICKQSDIISLHVPLTASTKHLIDAKHISLMKQGVMLINTSRGGLVDTKAVIEGLKSKKIGYFGIDVYEEEEGLFFEDHSENILQDDVIARLMTFNNVLITSHQAFLTETALTNIAETTIYNLDCFEKGKVSGNEIP encoded by the coding sequence ATGAAAACAACAATATACAGCACACATAAATTCGATAAGCCTTCCATTGAAAACGCTAATAAAGGAAAACATCAATTGAATTTTCTGGAATTTAGGCTAACAAAGGAAACCGCCTTATTGGCAGAAGGTTCAAAGGCCATAGCACTTTTCTCAAGTGACGATGCCTCTTCGGAAGTTTTGGATATTTTACACAAACTAGGCATAAAATTTATCGCATTACGTTCGGCAGGTTTCAATCACGTCGATTTAGAAAAAGCAGCTGAATTGAATATAAAAGTGGCCCGTGTCCCAGCCTATTCACCTTATGCCATTGCAGAACATACAATGGCTTTGATACTTGCATTAAACCGAAGACTGATTAAAGCCCACAATAGAGTGCGCGAACAAAATTTTTCTTTAAACGGACTTACAGGTTTCGACTTAAACAGAAAAACTGTAGGTGTCATAGGAACAGGAAAAATAGGCGCTGTATTGGTTAAAATTCTACACGGTTTTGGCTGTAATATCCTTGTACACGATATAGTTGAAGATGAAAACCTTATCAATTTATATGGTGTTCGCTATACAGATTGCGAGACCATTTGCAAACAGTCCGATATCATAAGTCTTCACGTTCCACTTACAGCTTCAACTAAACATTTGATTGATGCAAAGCATATTTCATTGATGAAACAAGGGGTAATGCTTATCAATACAAGTCGTGGAGGACTGGTCGACACCAAAGCGGTTATCGAAGGCCTAAAGTCTAAAAAAATTGGCTATTTCGGCATCGATGTGTATGAGGAGGAAGAAGGGTTGTTTTTTGAAGACCATTCCGAAAATATATTACAGGACGATGTAATTGCACGGCTAATGACTTTCAATAATGTACTAATTACAAGTCATCAAGCCTTTTTGACCGAAACAGCATTGACCAATATTGCAGAAACTACAATCTATAATCTGGATTGTTTTGAAAAAGGAAAAGTTTCAGGAAATGAGATTCCCTGA
- a CDS encoding ATP-dependent 6-phosphofructokinase: protein MDSTIKHIGVFTSGGDSPGMNAALYAITKTAEVNGINVSGFRKGYEGLIDGDLVQLKSHELQKLTQKGGTILKTARSKRFLELEGRKKALQTLNVNKIDALIAIGGDGTFKGLLAFSEICDIPFIGIPGTIDNDISGTDYTLGFDSAVNTAIENIDKIRDTAESHNRVFIVEVMGRDSGYIGIHSGLMVGADAILIPESGTDFINLLGKVKNYDSEDAFLIVVSEGDEIGAELVSSKIKEVNPNVDLRITKLGHIQRGGNPSALDRMLGIRLGVEAVKSLLQSKKNVMIGILNNQLHLTPFNEVVKQHQVNKELHELLELFGT from the coding sequence ATGGATAGTACTATAAAACATATAGGTGTATTTACCTCTGGAGGTGATAGTCCAGGGATGAATGCAGCCTTGTACGCCATTACAAAAACGGCTGAAGTAAATGGTATAAACGTAAGCGGCTTTCGAAAAGGATATGAAGGATTGATAGACGGTGACTTGGTTCAATTAAAATCACACGAATTACAAAAACTGACCCAAAAGGGTGGCACTATCCTTAAGACAGCCCGAAGCAAACGTTTTCTCGAACTGGAAGGTCGAAAAAAAGCCTTGCAAACTCTAAATGTAAACAAAATAGACGCTTTAATTGCCATTGGTGGTGATGGTACATTTAAAGGATTACTTGCTTTTTCAGAGATATGCGATATCCCATTCATAGGGATTCCCGGAACTATTGATAACGATATTTCGGGTACGGATTACACCCTTGGTTTTGATTCTGCAGTTAACACAGCCATTGAAAATATTGATAAAATAAGGGATACTGCCGAATCCCATAACCGTGTGTTCATTGTTGAAGTAATGGGAAGGGATTCGGGTTACATCGGTATTCATTCTGGATTGATGGTTGGTGCGGACGCCATATTAATTCCGGAGAGCGGTACGGACTTTATTAACCTTTTGGGTAAGGTGAAAAATTACGATAGCGAGGATGCTTTTCTAATCGTAGTTTCTGAAGGTGACGAAATTGGTGCCGAACTTGTTTCTTCAAAAATAAAGGAAGTCAATCCCAATGTCGATTTACGCATAACAAAGCTTGGCCACATACAGCGAGGTGGAAATCCTTCTGCTTTGGATAGAATGTTGGGCATAAGGCTTGGGGTGGAAGCCGTAAAATCGCTTTTACAAAGTAAAAAGAATGTAATGATCGGGATTTTAAACAATCAATTGCACTTAACCCCTTTTAATGAGGTGGTCAAGCAACATCAGGTCAATAAAGAATTGCACGAACTTTTAGAACTATTTGGAACATAA
- a CDS encoding dicarboxylate/amino acid:cation symporter produces MFDTEIKSLKSLNHYLLKLVESRLWLKVIIALLLGVGFGLLLSPQNGWISKETADIAGNWLALPGVLFLKLVQMIMIPLIVASIITGIASNDKDSLKKLGGGVLLYFLGTTIVSVSIGTILSQIFRPGRFLHQQALKEHNEITAVSTDEPELSFGVETIPDAISNLLPENPLASMVSGEMLSIVIFTIIIGVAVLSLENDLLRPVKLLLSAIQEVCMTVVKWSMLLVPIAVFGLMAQLTSSVGLSSLSGLTYYVGVVLLGLLFLVIFYLGLIVLLGKANPMHFLKKIRDVQLLAFSTTSSAAVMPLSLQTAEEKLKVDKTISNFIIPIGATVNMDGTALYQTITTLFIAQAYGLEMSLLNIIVVIVTIVAASIGTPAIPGGGVVILASVLGSVGIPAEGIIIIIGVERLLGMFRTAVNVTGDLTACMVFNRLYGIKNIEILKKEAL; encoded by the coding sequence ATGTTTGACACAGAGATAAAATCATTAAAATCACTTAACCACTACCTCCTTAAACTGGTAGAAAGCCGTCTATGGCTTAAAGTAATCATTGCTTTGTTGTTAGGTGTTGGATTTGGTCTGTTATTGAGTCCACAAAATGGATGGATTTCTAAAGAAACAGCAGATATCGCGGGGAATTGGCTGGCATTGCCCGGTGTACTATTTCTGAAACTGGTTCAAATGATTATGATTCCGTTGATTGTGGCTTCCATCATCACAGGAATCGCAAGTAATGATAAGGACAGTTTAAAAAAATTAGGTGGTGGTGTTTTACTATATTTTTTGGGCACAACAATAGTTTCGGTTAGCATTGGTACGATACTATCCCAAATTTTTAGACCGGGTCGTTTTCTTCATCAACAAGCACTAAAAGAGCATAATGAAATTACGGCAGTTTCAACTGATGAACCCGAGCTTTCCTTCGGAGTTGAAACGATTCCTGATGCCATCTCAAACCTGCTTCCTGAAAATCCATTGGCATCTATGGTAAGTGGTGAAATGTTAAGTATTGTGATTTTCACAATCATTATTGGTGTAGCTGTGCTATCTCTTGAAAATGATTTACTGCGCCCAGTAAAGCTGCTTCTAAGTGCCATTCAGGAAGTCTGTATGACGGTGGTAAAATGGTCTATGTTATTAGTCCCTATTGCTGTTTTCGGACTTATGGCACAGCTTACCTCTAGTGTTGGTTTGAGTTCTCTATCTGGCCTCACCTACTATGTGGGTGTCGTCTTGCTCGGTCTGTTATTCTTAGTAATTTTCTATTTAGGGCTAATTGTGCTTCTTGGAAAAGCAAACCCTATGCATTTCTTAAAAAAAATAAGGGACGTTCAATTATTGGCCTTTTCAACCACAAGCTCTGCGGCCGTGATGCCACTTTCCCTTCAAACAGCCGAAGAAAAATTAAAGGTGGACAAGACCATTAGCAATTTTATCATTCCCATTGGCGCAACCGTCAATATGGATGGTACTGCACTTTATCAAACGATAACAACCCTTTTTATAGCCCAAGCCTATGGACTGGAAATGAGTTTACTCAATATTATTGTGGTCATTGTAACTATCGTTGCTGCTTCAATCGGCACACCTGCCATTCCCGGAGGTGGTGTGGTGATACTCGCTTCTGTTTTGGGAAGTGTTGGTATCCCAGCCGAAGGCATCATCATTATTATTGGTGTAGAAAGATTGTTGGGAATGTTCAGGACTGCTGTAAACGTAACGGGTGACCTTACAGCTTGTATGGTTTTTAATAGGTTGTATGGTATAAAAAACATTGAAATTCTTAAAAAAGAAGCTTTATAA
- a CDS encoding class I fructose-bisphosphate aldolase: MKTDINITELLGDKADFYLNHVCERITKDELQTPSKNSLEKVFVNSNRNPQVIRSLNQLYNHGNLGGTGYLSILPVDQGIEHSATFSFYKNPDYFDPENIIKLAIEAGCNGVASTFGVLGLNARKYAHKIPFIVKINHNELLTYPNKYDQTLFGNVKTAWDMGAIAVGATIYFGSAESNRQLKEIAEAFEEAHNLGMATILWCYTRNEAFKTNKEDYHASADVTGQANHIGVTIQADIIKQKLPTNNFGFKEIGFGKYDDEMYKTLTTDHPIDLCRLQVANCYMGKIGLINSGGGSKGKSDLSEAVTTAVINKRAGGSGLIMGRKAFQKPFSEGVKVLQSVQEVYLDDKISVA, translated from the coding sequence ATGAAAACAGATATAAATATCACAGAGCTTTTAGGAGACAAAGCTGATTTCTACTTGAATCACGTTTGTGAAAGAATCACAAAAGATGAATTGCAGACACCAAGTAAAAATAGTCTTGAAAAAGTATTTGTCAATAGCAACAGAAATCCACAGGTAATAAGAAGCCTTAACCAATTATACAACCACGGCAATCTTGGTGGCACAGGCTATTTGAGTATTCTTCCAGTAGACCAAGGCATTGAGCATAGCGCAACCTTTTCATTCTACAAGAACCCGGATTATTTTGACCCTGAGAACATTATAAAACTTGCTATCGAAGCGGGTTGTAATGGTGTGGCATCTACGTTTGGAGTATTGGGCTTGAACGCTCGAAAGTATGCCCATAAAATCCCTTTTATCGTTAAGATTAACCATAATGAGTTACTCACCTATCCCAATAAATATGACCAAACGCTCTTTGGTAATGTAAAAACCGCTTGGGATATGGGAGCAATTGCCGTAGGAGCTACGATTTATTTCGGTTCAGCAGAAAGCAACAGACAGCTAAAAGAAATAGCTGAAGCTTTTGAAGAAGCCCATAATCTGGGAATGGCCACCATCTTATGGTGCTATACACGGAACGAGGCATTTAAAACCAACAAGGAAGATTATCACGCATCGGCCGATGTAACCGGACAAGCCAATCATATTGGAGTAACGATACAGGCAGATATCATCAAACAAAAATTACCAACCAATAATTTTGGTTTCAAAGAGATAGGATTTGGAAAATATGATGATGAAATGTATAAAACCCTTACCACAGACCACCCTATTGACCTTTGCAGGTTGCAAGTAGCCAATTGCTATATGGGTAAAATAGGGCTGATTAATTCAGGTGGTGGTTCCAAAGGCAAATCAGATTTGTCCGAAGCTGTAACAACTGCCGTCATCAATAAAAGGGCTGGTGGCTCTGGGCTGATAATGGGAAGAAAAGCATTTCAAAAGCCCTTTAGCGAAGGCGTGAAAGTATTACAATCTGTTCAGGAAGTTTATTTGGACGATAAAATTAGTGTAGCATAA